One genomic window of Enoplosus armatus isolate fEnoArm2 chromosome 19, fEnoArm2.hap1, whole genome shotgun sequence includes the following:
- the hsf2 gene encoding heat shock factor protein 2, with amino-acid sequence MKHNSNVPAFLTKLWTLVEDADTNEFICWSQEGNSFLVLDEQRFAKEILPKFFKHNNMASFIRQLNMYGFRKVMHIDTGIVKQEKDGPVEFQHPYFKHGQDDLLENIKRKVSNARPEDNKVRQEDLTKILASVQSVHSKQENIDARLATLKRENEALWREISELRQKHAHQQQLIKKLIHFIVTLVQNNHILNLKRKRPILMNSNGKKPKYIHQIYDEKVCVEQSSVNSLNSVKGSEMSDDVIVCDLTENDAEVTAEITEGSPRAYEQGDVEIVEVELDSCAVLPTETEVSTTAAPAADDNQRSGALDGSGPTGSGVLRLNKPSGLSLEDPVKMMDSILNENGAISQNINLLGKVELMDYLDSIDCSLEDFQAMLYGKQFGVDFDALEESVCSKENSAQLSRGKTEEDNTDKQLIQYTTCPLLAFLDGCSPSSELDLGTSSSNTHLQPSSSPGASVEAEPPSELLDTSLEPKQPTRSSLIRLEPLTEAEASEETLFYLCELSPAGPEADSEQLDRM; translated from the exons ATGAAACACAACTCGAACGTCCCGGCTTTCCTCACTAAGTTGTGGACGCTGGTCGAGGATGCAGACACCAATGAATTTATTTGCTGGAGTCAG GAGGGCAACAGCTTCCTAGTGTTGGACGAGCAACGCTTTGCCAAGGAGATCCTCCCCAAGTTCTTCAAGCACAACAACATGGCCAGTTTCATCAGGCAGCTCAATATGT atggaTTCCGTAAAGTGATGCACATTGACACAGGCATTGTGAAACAGGAGAAGGACGGTCCAGTGGAGTTTCAGCACCCCTACTTCAAACATGGACAGGACGACCTGCTGGAGAATATCAAGAGGAAG GTTTCTAATGCTCGGCCAGAGGACAATAAGGTTCGACAGGAAGACCTGACCAAGATCTTGGCGAGTGTCCAGAGCGTCCACAGCAAGCAGGAGAACATTGATGCCAGGCTGGCAACACTCAAGAG GGAGAATGAAGCTCTGTGGAGGGAGATCTCTGAACTGAGACAGAAACATGCCCACCAACAACAGCTCATCAAAAAG CTGATCCATTTCATCGTCACCTTGGTACAGAACAACCACATCCTGAATTTAAAACGCAAAAG GCCAATTCTCATGAACAGCAATGGAAAGAAGCCCAAATATATTCATCAGATCTATGAcgagaaagtgtgtgtggaaCAG TCGTCCGTCAACAGTCTGAACAGCGTGAAGGGCTCCGAGATGTCAGATGACGTCATCGTCTGTGACTTGACCGAGAATGATGCCGAGGTGACAGCAGAGATCACAGAGGGGTCACCCAGAGCCTACGAGCAAGG CGACGTCGAAATCGTGGAGGTAGAGCTGGACAGCTGTGCGGTGCTGCCCACAGAGACGGAGGTGAGCACCACTGCAGCGCCGGCGGCAGACGACAACCAGAGGAGCGGCGCTTTAGACGGCAGCGGGCCGACTGGCAGCGGCGTCCTGCGGCTCAATAAACCCTCAGGCCTGAGTCTGGAGGACCCCGTCAAGATGATGGACTCCATACTGAACGAGAACGGAGCGATATCACAGAACATCAACCTGCTGGGCAA ggTGGAGCTGATGGACTATCTGGACAGTATCGACTGCAGTCTGGAGGACTTTCAGGCCATGCTTTATGGAAAACAGTTTGGCGTTGATTTTGATGCcctggag GAGAGTGTGTGCTCCAAAGAGAACAGCGCTCAGCTGAGCAGAGGCAAGACGGAGGAAGACAACACAG ATAAGCAGTTGATCCAGTACACGacctgccccctgctggccttCCTCGATGGCTGCTCTCCTTCATCAGAGCTGGATCTGGGCACCAGCTCCTCCAACACCCACCTCCAGCCCTCCTCCAGCCCCGGGGCCTCCGTGGAGGCCGAGCCGCCCTCCGAGCTGCTGGACACCAGCCTGGAGCCGAAGCAGCCGACACGCAGCTCCCTGATCCGCCTGGAGCCTCTGACGGAGGCAGAGGCCAGCGAGGAGACGCTCTTCTACCTGTGCGAACTGAGTCCTGCTGGACCGGAGGCCGACTCTGAACAGCTGGACAGAATGTGA
- the serinc1 gene encoding serine incorporator 1, with translation MGAVLGLCSMASWIPCLCGSAPCLLCRCCPSGNNSTVTRLIYAFFLLLGVGIACIMLMPGMEGQLKKIPGFCEGGMGSSIPGVEGHVNCDVLVGYKAVYRVCFGMAMFFLLFSLLMIKVKSSQDPRAALHNGFWFFKFAAAAAITIGSFFISEGPFTTVWFYVGMAGAFCFILIQLVLLIDFAHSWNESWVEKMEEGNSRCWYAALLSVTAVNYLLSLVSLVMFYIYYTHSDGCTENKVFISINMLLCVAASVMSILPQIQESQPRSGLLQSSLVTLYTMYLTWSAMTNEPDRKCNPSLLGIIGLNSTSPTGQDHVVQWWDAQGIVGLILFLMCVLYSSIRNSSNAQVNKLTLTSDESALIEDGPQADTFEEGGGLNRAVDNEKDGVTYSYSFFHFMLFLASLYIMMTLTNWYSPDSNYEAMTSKWPSVWVKISSSWICIALYVWTLVAPLVLVNRDFD, from the exons ATGGGTGCCGTTCTGGGACTGTGCTCCATGGCGAGCTGG ATCCCGTGCCTGTGCGGAAGCGCCCCCTGTCTGCTGTGTCGATGCTGCCCCAGTGGAAATAACTCGACAGTGACTCGCCTCATCTACGCCTTCTTCCTGCTGCTGGGAGTAGGCATTGCGTGTATTATGTTGATGCCCGGCATGGAGGGGCAGCTCAAGAAG ATTCCAGGTTTCTGCGAAGGAGGGATGGGTTCGTCCATCCCTGGTGTGGAGGGTCACGTCAACTGCGACGTGCTGGTCGGCTACAAGGCTGTGTACCGCGTTTGCTTCGGCATGGCCATGTTcttcctgctcttctctctgctcatgATCAAAGTCAAGAGCAGCCAGGACCCCCGAGCTGCGCTGCACAACGG GTTTTGGTTCTTTAAGTTCGCAGCAGCTGCTGCCATCACTATTGGATCCTTCTTCATCTCAGAAGGCCCCTTCACCACTG TGTGGTTCTATGTCGGCATGGCCGGAGCCTTCTGCTTCATCCTCATCCAGCTGGTTTTACTCATCGACTTCGCCCATTCCTGGAACGAGTCCTGggtggagaagatggaggagggcaACTCCCGCTGCTGGTACGCAG CTCTGCTGTCCGTCACCGCGGTGAACTACTTGTtgtctctggtgtctctggTCATGTTCTACATCTACTACACCCACTCCGATGGTTGCACCGAGAACAAGGTCTTCATCAGCATCAACATGCTCCTCTGCGTCGCTGCCTCCGTCATGTCCATCCTGCCTCAGATCCAG GAGTCACAGCCCAGGTCTGGCCTGCTGCAGTCCTCCCTGGTCACCCTGTACACCATGTACCTGACCTGGTCTGCCATGACCAATGAGCCTG acaggaaatgtaaCCCGAGCCTTCTGGGTATTATCGGGCTGAACAGCACCAGTCCTACAGGTCAGGACCACGTGGTTCAGTGGTGGGATGCCCAGGGGATCGTGGGATTGATCCTCTTCCTCATGTGTGTCCTCTACTCCAG CATTCGCAACTCGTCCAACGCCCAGGTGAACAAGCTGACTCTGACCAGTGACGAGTCAGCTCTGATCGAGGACGGGCCTCAGGCTGACACCTTTGAGGAGGGCGGTGGTCTCAACAGAGCTGTGGACAATGAGAAGGACGGCGTCACCTACTCCTACTCTTTCTTCCACTTCATGCTGTTCCTGGCGTCCCTCTACATCATGATGACGCTCACCAACTGGTACAG ccccGACTCCAACTACGAGGCCATGACCAGCAAGTGGCCGTCTGTGTGGGTGAAGATATCCTCCAGCTGGATCTGCATCGCCCTCTACGTGTGGACTCTGGTGGCTCCGCTGGTTCTGGTCAACAGAGACTTTGACTGA